The following DNA comes from Triticum aestivum cultivar Chinese Spring chromosome 3D, IWGSC CS RefSeq v2.1, whole genome shotgun sequence.
CCAATTCACGGAGAAAATAAGCCTTGAACTCATCCTGGGCTGCTCCATACACAACGATGAGGGTCCATGTAAAGTTGTCGGCTTTGTTCCGGATATGGAGTTTAATGTGGAACTCACCATCCGAACTAGCCAACACATCCATAGTTCCCGTGTTTACGCCAAGTAAAATGCCCCCAGAACGACCTCGAGGTGGCCGAGAAATCCAAGTATAGTCTATCCCGCCAGAAAGACGGTTAAGAAGACTTACTGAGAAATCACGTCTCCCCGTTTCAGATAAAGCCAAAAAGTCTAAATTGTGTTCCCTATTACATTCCGCAATGAATAGATGTttagccaagtcaccaagacctccGCTATTAAAGAACATGCCATCCATGAGGAAACAATAGGAGATCTAGAAAATTTCGCCCTCTTAGAGGATTTACGACATTTTTTCGAATGGTCCGACTTGGATTTACGACTGAGAATCACCGGGGGGGAGTTTCCCCAcatgaatatattactcaaagtgGCCAAATTGCCAGAGTGGTGATccagtttataagaaaaaccggacCGAAAACCTTAACAAATTGACCCCGTTTATAAGGGAAACCGGGCCAAAAACCGTACAAGGCACGGCCTAGCTGGCAGACATAAGACCATCACCATGAGAGACACAAGTAGATGTGGGAAGTCGTCGAGAGATCACAATACCAGGACTTTGCAAACAGCCGAACGCATCGGCGGGCATACCGGCCCCATGGCACAACTCAGGAGCATCCACAATCAATGAGTGTCATCCCGGACACGAACCTTGAATGGGGCTCCGCCACAGAAAGAACGGAACGAATAGCAGTTTGAGAGGCATCTTGCGCCATCCTTGAGCAAAGATGAGTCGAGACAACACCAAGGGCACCAAGCTCGCCGCAACACAGCGGTAACCATGAGAGGGTCTTGAGCAACCATTACGAACCTGAGCCGCACGAGAACACCACCACCGTAGACGAAGAGCTCCAATCAACCGAGACCATCCATGATGCCTCAAAGCTATTGGTGCAGCCGAAAGGCAACGAGCGACCGAGTCCACACCCGGACGAAGAGTCACATGCGGCTAAGTCTACATCACAACAGCGGCACCGCCAGCGAAGCCGAAGGGCATCAAGGAGCCGAGTCTACACCCGGATCGCTTCTCCGAGCACACCAGTGCAAGCCGGCGCGCCACCACCACCGTCCAACCCGCAGTGAGCAGCTACCACACAATCCACCAAGCTGTTGCCTTCAGGAAGGAATGCAACGCGAAGAGCGCCGCCATCGGCCGTTCCAGACGGACCAGGAACATGGGTTTCCCCAGGAGCCTCGAAGGGGAAGTCACCATGACAGCGATGCTTCCAAGGAGGTAAGCGGCACCCGCGGGCGTCACCATCGCCGGCTCCGGCAGGAGCAGTGGCTTTCGCCCAAGTGAGCAGACCACCTCCGAGGAGCACCGGTAGACTGCGAATCGCTGCTCCCTACACCACCACAGAGCACACCGCCGCCGAATCCCacagcagcgccttcaagaaggcTTGGTTCTGACCTCATCAAGTTTTTGCCTTAGCGTGCAGTGATTTCATCTGTTGTGTTTTGAGCGGAGAAGTTTCTTAACAAATCAGGAGGCACTGATAAAATAATCTGAAACAGAAGATTGACACAATTTCAGAAGAGTCATCCCACATCTCATTCTCAGGGTTTTCATTCGCTTCCAATTCGATGAGAGCATCGACTATAACTGTTTCGGGTTTTTTTTTTCATAAGATCAAAAGCTAGGTTCCACTATCTCAGTGACAACGGAGCAGAGAGTTTCAGCATCCGTGTTCAACAAAAGAAACATATGCAACTATGTACGTACCACCTACTGGTAGTCTGGTAGCAACTATCAGTGTTGTGGATCGGAAAGGAATCAAACAAATTTATAAAAAGACACAAACAACTCAGGGCttcattggccctgtttggatcatggggttagagctactttgggttagttgggggcttaaataacccaaaagtatccaaacaagtagggttagagtgggttagttccatctaacccaactatcccggtggagaggtgcttatttgagttagagtgggttagaaaataactctaactctaactgtgttagagtatccaaacagagcCATTAGAATTTCCAAACTAATTCAACCGCCGTAGACAGGACCCAGGATCAACAAGGGAAACATACAAATTGTAAGCTCCATTTGGCCTTCTGGACCTGAATCTCCTGGGCATCCCTGCTCGGATATAACTGACCATGTTTAGTAACCTCGATGATCTTATTTCCGGCCAGGGTTATGAATAAAAAATCTCCAGAAAAAAAAAAGTATTCTGAATAAAACTGGTCAAATAGTATCGCATTACAAAACACGGGGCATGGTGATGGGGTGGCCTCTCAACTGGTTGAGTAAGAAACATCTACCTTTGTTCACAACAGAGCAAACAAGAGAGAGAAAACATGTATTCAAAACTTGCTTTGGATATTCAGGAAAGCCCTTAGTAGTCCCAATAAGATTTTCCAATAATAGTCCAGTTCATCCAAAAGCTCATTCTGCTGCACTATAGTCCGATTAGTCGCTCAGGTGGAAAAAGTCATTCCATTTTTGAAAGCCAAGCACTTCTGATTATACTTGCATATAATAAGCTCTATGTCTCAGTTATAGATCTGTTCCGTTGGGAACGATGAACCTTTATAGATTATTATCAAAGAGAGATTCACATGATTTGGCCCTACCTTTTGTATACGATATTTTTTGTCCCTTCTCAGCTGACATTGGCAGGATAACATTTCACTGTCTAATGAATCATCCGCTTATTCGGTGGGATTGTTAAGGTATTACATATGATTAAACTCTTCACGACTTATCGTTCGATATAATTCTCTCAATCTCTCTTTCGATTTAAGAATCCAAAGAAGTGTTTCCCTAGTCAtcctaatttatttatttttgtcaaCTCAGAGCCCCCATAGTTATATTTCTTTCAGTAATATGAACACCTGATATTAACAAATTCACCAGACCACAACACTAACCTTGTTGTGCGGCGTCCATTAGACTGAAGGTATGTCTTCAATTTAAGGGAGGAAAACAGAATTGAATATTGCCATATTCACCAGAACATAGTGCAAGATTTGAAGTTagcgatatactccctccgtcccataatataagagggAGTACTTCACTGTGCAatgaaaaacgctcttatattgtgggacggagggagtacttcactgTGCAGTGCCTCGGTATATCATTAATTGGAACTTCTTTGTGCTACAAAACTCGCCTAAAGAAACAGCTAATATTTTGGTACGGAGGTAGTATAATACATTGTCCAAATAAACCCCTTCCGGTTGACCAAGACTTATTTTGTTGGGCTGTTTTCTCAGAATTTTAGTACTATATTAGTAATCAATCCCATCGTAATCCTCGTAGGCTCCAGCATCACCACCATCAGCATAGCCATCGTTGTTGTAATCAGCATAGTCATAGCCACCTTCTATTGTTTCACCATCACCAGTGTCATGTGCATATTCTCCATCAAAGCCCATGTCTCCTTTTTCATTTGCTTCACTAGCTTCATCTTTAGTCTGCTCGCAGTAAGCATTTGGGTTGCAGGAAACATAACAAATTAGACCAGATTTAAAAAAATATATGAGTAGCAATTGTAATTTCATGCAGGTGATATTCTAAGCGTAATTTGTAAATAAATAATCAATTAACCTCACAGAACCAAAGAAAACCATAAATTCAGTAACATAAACTCATAAAACATACATTATACAATCCACCAACTGCTTCGACATTGATTTTTGACCCAAGTCCCTGCAAGAAACAACGTTATATATTAAATGCCAGTTTGTTTGCATGCTTAGCTTAACACGTATTACAATGCTCACAGGACAAGCAATTTTTGGGCCGCTATGGCTGAACAATATGTTCATTACCTTTCGTTTTAACATATTGTATGTCGCTTCCGCTGGTGTTTCAGCAGGTGTTGAGTTCTTTGTGTCTTCATTACGTCTCCGTTTCTACATGAAAAATGCATGGGCAATCATGAACCCAATCGAAAATGTTAAGCATACACAGGAGGCTTGTGTTACACTAGTAAGATTTCATACTTTCTGTTGTCCCTCTCCCACGCCCACACCTCTAGCTGCCAATTCAGCTGCTAAAGCTTCCTTTGCGGCTTGTTCCTGCCAAATAAAGCAGCAGACAGTTACACTAGCACCCCATGTGAGAATAAGAACCGCCTGGTGTTGCTAGAGTTACAATACCTACCTCTAGGTATTCTTTGTTCATTTCCTCCCAAATTATCTTTTTGTACTGCGTCTCTTCCTCATTGTGAAGATACCCATCAACCTACCAAATTAATGGAGAATTAGATATCACAAATAACATATCTGGCCATCTTTCAGACAAAGATCGCAACAAATTAGTCTGAAAGTGTGCTGAACAGATGGATGGATAAAGGTAcctccacatcatcaatatcagaaAAACTTTCTGGATCAGCATCAGCTTTACCATTTTCACCTAAGGATGCAAATAGCATTCAGAAGTTGATCAGCAACAATCAAGTTGACACTATGAACCCAAAAGTGGCCTGGTACTGAACTGAAACTATTGCATGTTACAACTAACAAACCTCCCACTTCAGGATCTTTTGAAGTTACATAATCCTTTCCAATTTCCCCAGAACCAATTGCTGCAGATTTATCTCCAACTGAATCCTGTTTCAAACAAGGCAAACTGAATTTCCAAAAACAAGTACATATAGGGCACACAACACACATAGTGGATAATAAAAGAAAGAGCGAACGCAGATGCAGTGAAGAGGTAACATACATGGCATAGGCATACATCACAATGCAATAAAACAATAGTTCAGCAATACAAGTACATTTTGCAGTTCAAATATTCCATCAGAAGATATCACAGCGCGATTGGTAGTCTGGTACCATGCCAAACAGAatacaactatatttttgtctttcaCGTCCTCCAAGTGCAACAGATGAGGCAGCATGtaacttttttgaaaaaaattaagagAAGCTAAATTGGCAGAAAACAGTGTTGTTGCAAACTTGTGATACCAGATGCAAGGAAAAATCTGAGTCTAATTTAAAACCTCGCTGTGGACCCCCAATCTAGAATGAGGAGTGTAATATAAAAACTAGACTAATAAAATAAAGATGGAACTTGGAAGTTTCAAGAATGGAAATAACCATGCAGCAATGTTACAAAATTATTATAAAACGGATAGTATAACGATTCCATATGTAGTTAAGCATTACAGCTACACAACAAAAATATTGGATAAATGGAATCAATTCCATATATAGTCTAATTTTCACCCACAACTATACAACTGACTAACTGACACAATCAAACTTCAAAACCAATACAAATTACCGTGTCCTAAACTACCCTGGTTGCATAGTTGTTTTCCATGTAGCAGCCACAAACAGATGTCAGCCTGTCAGCCTGAtcccaacagcagcagcagttctTAGATACGATCCTCACTGGGATAGTGGGATCTCGGGGCCACAGCGGGCATAGCTCCCTCTCGACTGCCAACATGGGTGCCATAAAAATGGTGGGGACAAAGCCACTAGTAAAGTTTCTTATTTCCCCTGATTCAATATAAAACTACTGGCTTCTTCTAAGCTGCATGTCATGTGTCTGTTCGGATAAGTAGACTAATTGCCCCAGTTGGAATTAGGGACCAGATGCACCCTActagtgatgcatgcatgcatgagcacatTTGGGAGAATAGCCCTACATTGCTTAGAGAACTAGAGTACCACTAAAATGTAAGCCATGGGTTAACCATTTTGCATGAGTTGAGTTTGGAAAAATGGAAATGGTTAGTTGTCTGTAGTGTGTGGCCAACCCAAATGGGGTTAGGTCTAAGCCAGACTGGAACCTGGGCTGTTTGGCAAGCAGAATGAGCCGAAGAAGAAGCAGGGGAACAGGGAGAGGTCAACGCCACTACAGATCTTCCATCTTGCAAGAATCCAGTGTCAGTGAAGTTTTCTTCTACCCCACTAAGAAACAGCACCATCTTCTTCTCACCTAAATTCCATCTCTCAAAGGACGGGCGGCCTCCTTAGTGACGTCCCAGGTGAGTGAAGGCAGAGAAGGTGCACTGCAGTACCGCCTCTTGATTTGTTGAGCAGATAGGGTATGAAGCACGAGTTTGAGTAAGTTCAGGACAGGATTATTACCTCTGTAGTGCTCATGATGTTATGTTCAGCATCAGAATTCTGCATCTCACAAATTGACTCTCCTAACATTGCTTCCTTAATAGCAGCAGCTTCCTCGGCCTTCTTAGCAGCTTCCAGTCTTTGTTTTTCAGCTCGTTGGAAAGCTGGAGGGTCAGCACCACCCTCCAGTCCACCCGACAGTTTAGTAAACTGAATAATCAAGTCATGTGTCAATGGTGAATGGAGTATTAAAACCAAAGCATTCTGAACATAGTAAATGTGTATTACTTTGTTGTAGCACTTCTCACAAAGTCCATGAGCAAAATGCTCAGCAGCTTTATCCTTGTGCTTGCAGAGGACTTC
Coding sequences within:
- the LOC123077408 gene encoding transcription factor IIIB 60 kDa subunit isoform X2, whose translation is MSLLLSRTVPERLAGNILSSIESGSSLSHERTLMKGRDEIWQIVTSLHVGGGDTIIDMAHKFYTLAVDHNFTRGRRTTHVAAACLYIACRQSKKAYLLIDFSDYLKISVYVLGAVFLQLCQVLLLAEHPIVQKLIDPSLFIHRFTERLLGKRDNAVSDTALRIVASMKRDWMQTGRKPSGLCGAALYIAALSHGYNYTKSNIVAVVHVCEATLTKRLIEFENTDSGSLTIEDFLAKADEEPPVSKFSPISGEVLCKHKDKAAEHFAHGLCEKCYNKFTKLSGGLEGGADPPAFQRAEKQRLEAAKKAEEAAAIKEAMLGESICEMQNSDAEHNIMSTTEDSVGDKSAAIGSGEIGKDYVTSKDPEVGGENGKADADPESFSDIDDVEVDGYLHNEEETQYKKIIWEEMNKEYLEEQAAKEALAAELAARGVGVGEGQQKKRRRNEDTKNSTPAETPAEATYNMLKRKGLGSKINVEAVGGLYNTKDEASEANEKGDMGFDGEYAHDTGDGETIEGGYDYADYNNDGYADGGDAGAYEDYDGIDY
- the LOC123077408 gene encoding transcription factor IIIB 60 kDa subunit isoform X1 gives rise to the protein MVYCTHCADYCPYIKDPDKGYICCGTCGKVLDQEIYTDEPTFVKDSSGASRLAGNILSSIESGSSLSHERTLMKGRDEIWQIVTSLHVGGGDTIIDMAHKFYTLAVDHNFTRGRRTTHVAAACLYIACRQSKKAYLLIDFSDYLKISVYVLGAVFLQLCQVLLLAEHPIVQKLIDPSLFIHRFTERLLGKRDNAVSDTALRIVASMKRDWMQTGRKPSGLCGAALYIAALSHGYNYTKSNIVAVVHVCEATLTKRLIEFENTDSGSLTIEDFLAKADEEPPVSKFSPISGEVLCKHKDKAAEHFAHGLCEKCYNKFTKLSGGLEGGADPPAFQRAEKQRLEAAKKAEEAAAIKEAMLGESICEMQNSDAEHNIMSTTEDSVGDKSAAIGSGEIGKDYVTSKDPEVGGENGKADADPESFSDIDDVEVDGYLHNEEETQYKKIIWEEMNKEYLEEQAAKEALAAELAARGVGVGEGQQKKRRRNEDTKNSTPAETPAEATYNMLKRKGLGSKINVEAVGGLYNTKDEASEANEKGDMGFDGEYAHDTGDGETIEGGYDYADYNNDGYADGGDAGAYEDYDGIDY